In Paenibacillus sp. FSL M7-0420, a single genomic region encodes these proteins:
- a CDS encoding IS4 family transposase, whose translation MNKYTPFLAVFKQVLTPEEVQMVTGQTEDYEDTATKMTVELLLDYFVQACYHKWDGFRQSARLGPSVDLPEIHYSTFSGKAGEVPYDIFKRIFQMLVQKCNRHTRRHLNLPKDLLLIDSTTVTAANSRMSWAPYKKFRGGIKLHVALSHGQHSPVNVVESIARRNDAPFGEVLADKDYLLVQDRAYGKIGRLDQYVQQGQSFVIRLKDNLHLVMPRKLQRPAEGDTKIVRDITCYIGQGKHQSAQRHRVVEFENDRGEVVRIVTDLRKESAHVIAEMYKARWEIEVFFRWVKQHLNVPCLFGTTENAVYSQLFVALATYVLLKYIFDEIHPKVPVFAELTLWEFMQHWRIFNLPLEWQVQFNLLRRKEHLGVFVIP comes from the coding sequence ATGAATAAATATACCCCATTCTTAGCCGTTTTCAAACAAGTACTAACACCGGAAGAAGTCCAAATGGTGACCGGACAGACCGAGGACTACGAGGATACAGCAACCAAAATGACCGTCGAGTTGCTGCTCGATTACTTTGTCCAAGCCTGTTACCACAAATGGGACGGCTTCCGGCAAAGTGCCCGCTTAGGCCCAAGCGTTGACTTGCCCGAGATTCATTACTCCACGTTTTCCGGCAAGGCCGGTGAAGTCCCTTACGACATCTTCAAACGTATCTTTCAAATGCTCGTCCAGAAATGTAACCGGCACACCCGTCGGCACCTAAATCTGCCTAAAGATCTTCTACTGATTGACTCTACGACGGTTACGGCGGCAAACTCCCGGATGTCTTGGGCTCCGTATAAAAAATTCAGAGGAGGCATCAAGCTGCATGTCGCTCTTTCGCATGGACAGCATTCACCCGTGAATGTGGTCGAATCGATTGCCAGGCGCAATGACGCTCCATTTGGAGAAGTTTTGGCCGATAAGGACTACCTTTTAGTTCAGGATCGGGCGTATGGAAAAATCGGTCGATTGGATCAATATGTGCAGCAAGGTCAGTCCTTTGTGATTCGTCTGAAAGACAATCTCCATTTGGTGATGCCGCGAAAGCTTCAGCGACCGGCGGAGGGAGACACCAAAATTGTACGCGATATCACCTGTTATATTGGTCAAGGCAAACACCAATCCGCCCAGCGCCACCGCGTCGTTGAATTTGAAAATGACCGGGGTGAAGTGGTACGAATTGTGACCGATTTGAGAAAAGAGTCCGCTCATGTGATTGCTGAAATGTACAAAGCACGCTGGGAAATTGAAGTCTTTTTCCGCTGGGTGAAACAGCATTTGAATGTCCCTTGTCTATTTGGAACCACCGAAAATGCAGTATATAGCCAATTGTTTGTAGCCCTTGCCACGTATGTGCTTTTGAAATACATTTTTGATGAAATTCACCCGAAGGTACCGGTCTTTGCTGAGCTGACTCTTTGGGAATTTATGCAGCACTGGCGTATATTTAATCTTCCGCTGGAGTGGCAGGTTCAGTTTAATCTGCTCAGGCGTAAAGAACATTTAGGTGTTTTTGTCATCCCATAA
- the mglC gene encoding galactose/methyl galactoside ABC transporter permease MglC, with protein sequence MTIKRAQSFVTQNAIYIVLVLLIMGIIIYEPSFMSINTLRDVLIQSSTRVIIALGVAFILITAGTDLSAGRVVGFTAVISASMLQIPDYSRRFFPDLPQVQVWLPILIAIVAGLLCGLVNGIIVSKLNVPPFIATLGTMLIVYGLNSLYFDMDPNQSQPIGGLRSDFTDIGSGFIGSGQYSIPYIVLIALGVAAIVWVLFNKTKLGKNMYAIGGNMQAAKVSGINVSKNLIYIYAIAGALYGLAGVLEAARTGGATNNYGNMYELDAIAACVVGGVSTTGGIGTVPGVLVGVIIFTLINYGLTFIGISPYYQLIIKGLIIIAAVSFDMRKYSSKK encoded by the coding sequence ATGACTATTAAAAGAGCGCAGTCCTTCGTGACTCAAAACGCAATCTACATCGTGCTGGTACTGCTGATTATGGGGATCATCATATACGAGCCAAGCTTCATGTCCATCAATACCTTGCGGGATGTCCTGATCCAGTCCTCCACACGCGTGATTATTGCGCTCGGGGTGGCCTTTATCCTGATCACCGCCGGGACCGACTTGTCGGCAGGCCGGGTGGTCGGCTTCACTGCTGTTATCTCAGCGTCCATGCTGCAGATACCCGATTACTCCCGCCGCTTCTTCCCCGATCTGCCGCAGGTGCAGGTCTGGCTGCCGATTCTGATTGCCATTGTGGCCGGCCTGCTCTGCGGTCTCGTCAACGGGATTATCGTATCTAAGCTCAACGTTCCGCCGTTTATCGCCACTCTGGGCACGATGCTCATCGTGTACGGCTTGAACTCGCTCTACTTCGATATGGACCCGAACCAATCCCAGCCGATCGGCGGATTGCGTTCCGACTTCACCGACATCGGCTCCGGCTTCATTGGCAGCGGCCAGTATTCCATCCCGTACATCGTGCTCATAGCCCTCGGAGTCGCGGCGATAGTCTGGGTGCTGTTCAACAAAACCAAGCTGGGTAAAAACATGTACGCCATCGGCGGCAACATGCAGGCAGCCAAGGTATCCGGGATCAATGTCTCCAAGAACCTGATCTACATCTACGCTATCGCTGGTGCCCTGTACGGTCTAGCCGGTGTGCTTGAAGCAGCCAGAACCGGCGGCGCGACCAACAACTACGGGAACATGTATGAGCTTGATGCCATCGCAGCCTGCGTAGTCGGCGGCGTATCCACCACCGGCGGGATCGGTACCGTCCCAGGCGTCCTGGTCGGCGTTATCATCTTCACCCTGATCAACTACGGCCTGACTTTCATCGGCATCAGCCCGTACTACCAGCTGATCATCAAAGGCCTGATCATTATCGCGGCTGTATCGTTTGATATGCGGAAATATTCATCGAAGAAGTAG